From the Takifugu flavidus isolate HTHZ2018 chromosome 12, ASM371156v2, whole genome shotgun sequence genome, one window contains:
- the actn4 gene encoding alpha-actinin-4 isoform X5: MVDYHAANNQASGGGPQTYMEQENDWDRDLLLDPAWEKQQRKTFTAWCNSHLRKAGTQIENIEEDFRDGLKLMLLLEVISGERLPKPERGKMRVHKINNVNKALDFIASKGVKLVSIGAEEIVDGNAKMTLGMIWTIILRFAIQDISVEETSAKEGLLLWCQRKTAPYKNVNVQNFHISWKDGLAFNALIHRHRPDLIDYDSLRKDDPVTNLNNAFEVAEKHLDIPKMLDAEDIVGTLRPDEKAIMTYVSCFYHAFSGAQKAETAANRICKVLAVNQENEQMMEDYEKLASDLLEWIRRTIPWLQNRTQEKTVNDMQAKQEDFRDYRCVHKPPKVQEKCQLEISFNTLQTKLRLSNRPAFMPSEGRMVSNINGAWHTLEGAEKGYEEWILSEIRRLERLEHLAEKFHQKAAIHEAWTDGKEAMLTQKEPDTTTLSEIKALLRKHEAFESDLAAHQDRVEQIAAIAQELNELDYYDSANVNARCQKICDQWNVLGALTQSRKESLKNKEKQLESIDELYLEYAKRAAPFNNWMESAMEDLQDMFIVHNIEEIQGLIAAHEQFKATLTEANEERKAIQAIQANVPKIAQSNNITLTSSNPYTTITSENIDEKWAKVFELVPRRDTALQDELNKQNSNDELRAKFASQANKVGAYIKAKMEEIGRISIEMNGTLEDQLTNLKEYQDSIVSYTPEINTLEGYHQLIQEALVFDNKYTPYTMEHLRVSWEQLLTTIARTINEVENQILTRDAKGISQEQLYEYRTSFNHFDKDHSGALMAEEFKACLISLGYDVENDKQGDAEFARIMSIVDPNGTGAVTFQAFIDFMSRETTDTDTADQVIASFKILAGDKNFITAEELRRELPPDQAEYCIARMAPYTGPDAVAGALDYMSFSTALYGESDL, translated from the exons ATGGTAGATTATCACGCTGCCAATAACCAAGCCTCGGGCGGCGGGCCGCAGACCTACATGGAGCAGGAGAATGACTGGGACCGGGACCTACTGCTGGATCCGGCctgggagaagcagcagaggaag ACGTTCACGGCGTGGTGTAACTCCCATCTGAGGAAGGCCGGAACACAGATCGAAAACATCGAAGAGGACTTTAGGGATGGGCTGAAACTCATGCTCCTGCTCGAGGTCATCTCAG GTGAACGGCTACCTAAACCTGAGCGAGGCAAGATGAGGGTCCACAAGATCAACAATGTCAACAAAGCCTTAGACTTCATCGCCAGCAAGGGGGTCAAACTTGTCTCGATTGGAGCTGAAG aaattGTGGATGGAAATGCTAAGATGACCCTTGGAATGATCTGGACCATCATCCTGCGCTTTGCTATCCAGGACATCTCTGTAGAAG AGACTTCTGCAAAAGAAGGTCTTCTTCTATGGTGCCAGAGGAAAACTGCTCCCTACAAGAATGTCAATGTGCAGAACTTCCACATTAG CTGGAAGGATGGTCTTGCCTTCAACGCTCTGATCCACAGACACAGACCTGATCTCATTGATTATGACAGCCTCAGAAAG GACGATCCTGTGACCAATCTAAACAATGCTTTTGAAGTGGCTGAGAAGCATCTTGACATCCCTAAAATGTTGGACGCTGAAG ACATCGTGGGCACTCTGAGGCCGGATGAAAAGGCCATTATGACCTATGTATCCTGCTTCTATCATGCCTTCTCTGGAGCCCAGAAG GCCGAAACAGCTGCAAACCGAATCTGCAAAGTTCTGGCCGTCAACCAGGAAAATGAGCAAATGATGGAGGACTACGAGAAGCTGGCCAGTGAT CTGCTGGAGTGGATCCGCCGCACCATCCCCTGGCTGCAGAATCGAACCCAAGAGAAGACCGTCAACGATATGCAGGCTAAACAGGAGGACTTCAGGGATTACCGCTGTGTCCATAAACCACCAAAG GTCCAAGAGAAATGCCAGCTGGAGATCAGTTTTAACACTCTGCAAACTAAACTGCGACTCAGCAACAGACCTGCCTTCATGCCATCAGAGGGTCGAATGGTGTCT AATATCAACGGGGCGTGGCACACTCTTGAAGGAGCAGAGAAGGGCTACGAGGAGTGGATCCTCAGTGAGATCAGACGTCTGGAAAGACTGGAACACCTGGCGGAGAAGTTTCATCAGAAAGCTGCCATCCACGAAGCCTGGACTGATG GTAAGGAGGCGATGCTGACGCAGAAGGAGCCCGACACCACCACCCTGTCGGAAATCAAGGCCTTGCTGCGCAAACACGAGGCCTTTGAGAGCGACCTGGCGGCACATCAGGACCGAGTGGAGCAGATCGCGGCCATTGCACAGGAACTCAA TGAACTGGACTACTATGACTCTGCCAACGTCAACGCTCGCTGCCAGAAGATCTGCGACCAGTGGAACGTCCTGGGAGCCCTGACGCAGAGCCGCAAAGAGTCCCTCAAG aacaaagaaaagcagctggagTCAATAGATGAGCTATACTTGGAATATGCCAAAAGGGCAGCACCCTTCAACAACTGGATGGAGTCGGCGatggaggacctgcaggacatgTTCATCGTCCACAACATCGAGGAGATCCAG GGTCTAATCGCAGCCCACGAGCAGTTTAAGGCCACGCTGACAGAAGCCAATGAAGAGCGCAAAGCCATCCAGGCCATCCAGGCTAACGTTCCAAAGATCGCACAGAGCAACAACATCACGCTGACTTCGTCGAACCCCTACACCACCATCACGAGTGAGAACATCGATGAGAAATGGGCCAAG GTGTTTGAACTGGTGCCCCGGCGCGACACGGCCTTACAGGACGAGCTGAACAAGCAGAATTCCAATGACGAATTGAGAGCCAAGTTCGCTTCCCAGGCGAACAAAGTGGGAGCTTACATCAAGGCCAAGATGGAG GAAATTGGCAGGATATCCATTGAAATGAACGGCACTCTGGAAGACCAGCTGACCAACCTGAAGGAGTACCAGGATAGCATCGTGTCTTACACCCCGGAAATTAACACACTGGAGGGATACCACCAGCTGATCCAGGAGGCGCTGGTCTTTGACAACAAATACACCCCGTACACGATGGAG CACCTTCGTGTCAGCTGGGAGCAGCTGCTCACCACCATCGCCAGAACCATCAACGAGGTCGAGAACCAGATCCTGACGCGCGACGCGAAGGGCATCAGCCAGGAGCAGCTCTACGAGTATCGCACTTCCTTCAACCACTTCGACAAG GACCACAGCGGGGCCCTGATGGCTGAGGAGTTCAAGGCCTGTTTGATCAGTTTGGGCTACGATGTGGAGAATGACAAGCAG GGTGACGCCGAGTTTGCTCGCATCATGAGCATCGTGGATCCCAACGGCACCGGCGCTGTGACGTTCCAGGCCTTCATCGATTTCATGTCCAGGGAAACGACCGATACAGACACGGCCGACCAGGTCATCGCCTCCTTCAAGATTCTGGCTGGTGATAAG AACTTCATTACAGCCGAAGAGCTGCGGCGGGAGCTTCCTCCTGACCAGGCAGAGTACTGCATTGCTCGCATGGCGCCCTACACGGGGCCCGACGCCGTCGCCGGGGCTCTCGACTACATGTCCTTCTCCACCGCCCTTTACGGAGAGAGCGACCTGTAG
- the actn4 gene encoding alpha-actinin-4 isoform X7 — protein sequence MVDYHAANNQASGGGPQTYMEQENDWDRDLLLDPAWEKQQRKTFTAWCNSHLRKAGTQIENIEEDFRDGLKLMLLLEVISGERLPKPERGKMRVHKINNVNKALDFIASKGVKLVSIGAEEIVDGNAKMTLGMIWTIILRFAIQDISVEETSAKEGLLLWCQRKTAPYKNVNVQNFHISWKDGLAFNALIHRHRPDLIDYDSLRKDDPVTNLNNAFEVAEKHLDIPKMLDAEDIVGTLRPDEKAIMTYVSCFYHAFSGAQKAETAANRICKVLAVNQENEQMMEDYEKLASDLLEWIRRTIPWLQNRTQEKTVNDMQAKQEDFRDYRCVHKPPKVQEKCQLEISFNTLQTKLRLSNRPAFMPSEGRMVSNINGAWHTLEGAEKGYEEWILSEIRRLERLEHLAEKFHQKAAIHEAWTDGKEAMLTQKEPDTTTLSEIKALLRKHEAFESDLAAHQDRVEQIAAIAQELNELDYYDSANVNARCQKICDQWNVLGALTQSRKESLKNKEKQLESIDELYLEYAKRAAPFNNWMESAMEDLQDMFIVHNIEEIQGLIAAHEQFKATLTEANEERKAIQAIQANVPKIAQSNNITLTSSNPYTTITSENIDEKWAKVFELVPRRDTALQDELNKQNSNDELRAKFASQANKVGAYIKAKMEEIGRISIEMNGTLEDQLTNLKEYQDSIVSYTPEINTLEGYHQLIQEALVFDNKYTPYTMEHLRVSWEQLLTTIARTINEVENQILTRDAKGISQEQLYEYRTSFNHFDKKRTGQMVSDDFRALLISTGNSLGDAEFARIMSIVDPNGTGAVTFQAFIDFMSRETTDTDTADQVIASFKILAGDKNFITAEELRRELPPDQAEYCIARMAPYTGPDAVAGALDYMSFSTALYGESDL from the exons ATGGTAGATTATCACGCTGCCAATAACCAAGCCTCGGGCGGCGGGCCGCAGACCTACATGGAGCAGGAGAATGACTGGGACCGGGACCTACTGCTGGATCCGGCctgggagaagcagcagaggaag ACGTTCACGGCGTGGTGTAACTCCCATCTGAGGAAGGCCGGAACACAGATCGAAAACATCGAAGAGGACTTTAGGGATGGGCTGAAACTCATGCTCCTGCTCGAGGTCATCTCAG GTGAACGGCTACCTAAACCTGAGCGAGGCAAGATGAGGGTCCACAAGATCAACAATGTCAACAAAGCCTTAGACTTCATCGCCAGCAAGGGGGTCAAACTTGTCTCGATTGGAGCTGAAG aaattGTGGATGGAAATGCTAAGATGACCCTTGGAATGATCTGGACCATCATCCTGCGCTTTGCTATCCAGGACATCTCTGTAGAAG AGACTTCTGCAAAAGAAGGTCTTCTTCTATGGTGCCAGAGGAAAACTGCTCCCTACAAGAATGTCAATGTGCAGAACTTCCACATTAG CTGGAAGGATGGTCTTGCCTTCAACGCTCTGATCCACAGACACAGACCTGATCTCATTGATTATGACAGCCTCAGAAAG GACGATCCTGTGACCAATCTAAACAATGCTTTTGAAGTGGCTGAGAAGCATCTTGACATCCCTAAAATGTTGGACGCTGAAG ACATCGTGGGCACTCTGAGGCCGGATGAAAAGGCCATTATGACCTATGTATCCTGCTTCTATCATGCCTTCTCTGGAGCCCAGAAG GCCGAAACAGCTGCAAACCGAATCTGCAAAGTTCTGGCCGTCAACCAGGAAAATGAGCAAATGATGGAGGACTACGAGAAGCTGGCCAGTGAT CTGCTGGAGTGGATCCGCCGCACCATCCCCTGGCTGCAGAATCGAACCCAAGAGAAGACCGTCAACGATATGCAGGCTAAACAGGAGGACTTCAGGGATTACCGCTGTGTCCATAAACCACCAAAG GTCCAAGAGAAATGCCAGCTGGAGATCAGTTTTAACACTCTGCAAACTAAACTGCGACTCAGCAACAGACCTGCCTTCATGCCATCAGAGGGTCGAATGGTGTCT AATATCAACGGGGCGTGGCACACTCTTGAAGGAGCAGAGAAGGGCTACGAGGAGTGGATCCTCAGTGAGATCAGACGTCTGGAAAGACTGGAACACCTGGCGGAGAAGTTTCATCAGAAAGCTGCCATCCACGAAGCCTGGACTGATG GTAAGGAGGCGATGCTGACGCAGAAGGAGCCCGACACCACCACCCTGTCGGAAATCAAGGCCTTGCTGCGCAAACACGAGGCCTTTGAGAGCGACCTGGCGGCACATCAGGACCGAGTGGAGCAGATCGCGGCCATTGCACAGGAACTCAA TGAACTGGACTACTATGACTCTGCCAACGTCAACGCTCGCTGCCAGAAGATCTGCGACCAGTGGAACGTCCTGGGAGCCCTGACGCAGAGCCGCAAAGAGTCCCTCAAG aacaaagaaaagcagctggagTCAATAGATGAGCTATACTTGGAATATGCCAAAAGGGCAGCACCCTTCAACAACTGGATGGAGTCGGCGatggaggacctgcaggacatgTTCATCGTCCACAACATCGAGGAGATCCAG GGTCTAATCGCAGCCCACGAGCAGTTTAAGGCCACGCTGACAGAAGCCAATGAAGAGCGCAAAGCCATCCAGGCCATCCAGGCTAACGTTCCAAAGATCGCACAGAGCAACAACATCACGCTGACTTCGTCGAACCCCTACACCACCATCACGAGTGAGAACATCGATGAGAAATGGGCCAAG GTGTTTGAACTGGTGCCCCGGCGCGACACGGCCTTACAGGACGAGCTGAACAAGCAGAATTCCAATGACGAATTGAGAGCCAAGTTCGCTTCCCAGGCGAACAAAGTGGGAGCTTACATCAAGGCCAAGATGGAG GAAATTGGCAGGATATCCATTGAAATGAACGGCACTCTGGAAGACCAGCTGACCAACCTGAAGGAGTACCAGGATAGCATCGTGTCTTACACCCCGGAAATTAACACACTGGAGGGATACCACCAGCTGATCCAGGAGGCGCTGGTCTTTGACAACAAATACACCCCGTACACGATGGAG CACCTTCGTGTCAGCTGGGAGCAGCTGCTCACCACCATCGCCAGAACCATCAACGAGGTCGAGAACCAGATCCTGACGCGCGACGCGAAGGGCATCAGCCAGGAGCAGCTCTACGAGTATCGCACTTCCTTCAACCACTTCGACAAG AAGCGAACAGGACAGATGGTCTCAGATGATTTCCGGGCTCTGCTCATTTCTACAGGGAACAGCCTG GGTGACGCCGAGTTTGCTCGCATCATGAGCATCGTGGATCCCAACGGCACCGGCGCTGTGACGTTCCAGGCCTTCATCGATTTCATGTCCAGGGAAACGACCGATACAGACACGGCCGACCAGGTCATCGCCTCCTTCAAGATTCTGGCTGGTGATAAG AACTTCATTACAGCCGAAGAGCTGCGGCGGGAGCTTCCTCCTGACCAGGCAGAGTACTGCATTGCTCGCATGGCGCCCTACACGGGGCCCGACGCCGTCGCCGGGGCTCTCGACTACATGTCCTTCTCCACCGCCCTTTACGGAGAGAGCGACCTGTAG
- the actn4 gene encoding alpha-actinin-4 isoform X3, whose protein sequence is MGTEQRNVTPRLPLLCSWRQRESTQGQTFLRWPIIACWASGRRRLTKGGYPVLGFFFSPSGDCRIPDVVCALETRENPPSGSRALEKESNSFQPSRKTFTAWCNSHLRKAGTQIENIEEDFRDGLKLMLLLEVISGERLPKPERGKMRVHKINNVNKALDFIASKGVKLVSIGAEEIVDGNAKMTLGMIWTIILRFAIQDISVEETSAKEGLLLWCQRKTAPYKNVNVQNFHISWKDGLAFNALIHRHRPDLIDYDSLRKDDPVTNLNNAFEVAEKHLDIPKMLDAEDIVGTLRPDEKAIMTYVSCFYHAFSGAQKAETAANRICKVLAVNQENEQMMEDYEKLASDLLEWIRRTIPWLQNRTQEKTVNDMQAKQEDFRDYRCVHKPPKVQEKCQLEISFNTLQTKLRLSNRPAFMPSEGRMVSNINGAWHTLEGAEKGYEEWILSEIRRLERLEHLAEKFHQKAAIHEAWTDGKEAMLTQKEPDTTTLSEIKALLRKHEAFESDLAAHQDRVEQIAAIAQELNELDYYDSANVNARCQKICDQWNVLGALTQSRKESLKNKEKQLESIDELYLEYAKRAAPFNNWMESAMEDLQDMFIVHNIEEIQGLIAAHEQFKATLTEANEERKAIQAIQANVPKIAQSNNITLTSSNPYTTITSENIDEKWAKVFELVPRRDTALQDELNKQNSNDELRAKFASQANKVGAYIKAKMEEIGRISIEMNGTLEDQLTNLKEYQDSIVSYTPEINTLEGYHQLIQEALVFDNKYTPYTMEHLRVSWEQLLTTIARTINEVENQILTRDAKGISQEQLYEYRTSFNHFDKKRTGQMVSDDFRALLISTGNSLGDAEFARIMSIVDPNGTGAVTFQAFIDFMSRETTDTDTADQVIASFKILAGDKNFITAEELRRELPPDQAEYCIARMAPYTGPDAVAGALDYMSFSTALYGESDL, encoded by the exons ATGGGGACAGAACAGAGGAATGTAACCCCtcgccttcctctcctctgctcttggCGGCAGCGCGAGAGCACACAGGGGCAAACATTCCTTCGGTGGCCCATTATAGCCTGTTGGGCCAGTGGGAGGAGGCGTCTAACTAAAGGGGGTTAtcctgttttggggttttttttttcccctagcGGGGATTGCAGGATTCCAGATGTGGTCTGTGCACTGGAGACGAGAGAGAATCCTCCCTCGGGGTCGAGGGCACTTGAGAAGGAGAGCAACAGTTTCCAGCCGAGTCGAAAG ACGTTCACGGCGTGGTGTAACTCCCATCTGAGGAAGGCCGGAACACAGATCGAAAACATCGAAGAGGACTTTAGGGATGGGCTGAAACTCATGCTCCTGCTCGAGGTCATCTCAG GTGAACGGCTACCTAAACCTGAGCGAGGCAAGATGAGGGTCCACAAGATCAACAATGTCAACAAAGCCTTAGACTTCATCGCCAGCAAGGGGGTCAAACTTGTCTCGATTGGAGCTGAAG aaattGTGGATGGAAATGCTAAGATGACCCTTGGAATGATCTGGACCATCATCCTGCGCTTTGCTATCCAGGACATCTCTGTAGAAG AGACTTCTGCAAAAGAAGGTCTTCTTCTATGGTGCCAGAGGAAAACTGCTCCCTACAAGAATGTCAATGTGCAGAACTTCCACATTAG CTGGAAGGATGGTCTTGCCTTCAACGCTCTGATCCACAGACACAGACCTGATCTCATTGATTATGACAGCCTCAGAAAG GACGATCCTGTGACCAATCTAAACAATGCTTTTGAAGTGGCTGAGAAGCATCTTGACATCCCTAAAATGTTGGACGCTGAAG ACATCGTGGGCACTCTGAGGCCGGATGAAAAGGCCATTATGACCTATGTATCCTGCTTCTATCATGCCTTCTCTGGAGCCCAGAAG GCCGAAACAGCTGCAAACCGAATCTGCAAAGTTCTGGCCGTCAACCAGGAAAATGAGCAAATGATGGAGGACTACGAGAAGCTGGCCAGTGAT CTGCTGGAGTGGATCCGCCGCACCATCCCCTGGCTGCAGAATCGAACCCAAGAGAAGACCGTCAACGATATGCAGGCTAAACAGGAGGACTTCAGGGATTACCGCTGTGTCCATAAACCACCAAAG GTCCAAGAGAAATGCCAGCTGGAGATCAGTTTTAACACTCTGCAAACTAAACTGCGACTCAGCAACAGACCTGCCTTCATGCCATCAGAGGGTCGAATGGTGTCT AATATCAACGGGGCGTGGCACACTCTTGAAGGAGCAGAGAAGGGCTACGAGGAGTGGATCCTCAGTGAGATCAGACGTCTGGAAAGACTGGAACACCTGGCGGAGAAGTTTCATCAGAAAGCTGCCATCCACGAAGCCTGGACTGATG GTAAGGAGGCGATGCTGACGCAGAAGGAGCCCGACACCACCACCCTGTCGGAAATCAAGGCCTTGCTGCGCAAACACGAGGCCTTTGAGAGCGACCTGGCGGCACATCAGGACCGAGTGGAGCAGATCGCGGCCATTGCACAGGAACTCAA TGAACTGGACTACTATGACTCTGCCAACGTCAACGCTCGCTGCCAGAAGATCTGCGACCAGTGGAACGTCCTGGGAGCCCTGACGCAGAGCCGCAAAGAGTCCCTCAAG aacaaagaaaagcagctggagTCAATAGATGAGCTATACTTGGAATATGCCAAAAGGGCAGCACCCTTCAACAACTGGATGGAGTCGGCGatggaggacctgcaggacatgTTCATCGTCCACAACATCGAGGAGATCCAG GGTCTAATCGCAGCCCACGAGCAGTTTAAGGCCACGCTGACAGAAGCCAATGAAGAGCGCAAAGCCATCCAGGCCATCCAGGCTAACGTTCCAAAGATCGCACAGAGCAACAACATCACGCTGACTTCGTCGAACCCCTACACCACCATCACGAGTGAGAACATCGATGAGAAATGGGCCAAG GTGTTTGAACTGGTGCCCCGGCGCGACACGGCCTTACAGGACGAGCTGAACAAGCAGAATTCCAATGACGAATTGAGAGCCAAGTTCGCTTCCCAGGCGAACAAAGTGGGAGCTTACATCAAGGCCAAGATGGAG GAAATTGGCAGGATATCCATTGAAATGAACGGCACTCTGGAAGACCAGCTGACCAACCTGAAGGAGTACCAGGATAGCATCGTGTCTTACACCCCGGAAATTAACACACTGGAGGGATACCACCAGCTGATCCAGGAGGCGCTGGTCTTTGACAACAAATACACCCCGTACACGATGGAG CACCTTCGTGTCAGCTGGGAGCAGCTGCTCACCACCATCGCCAGAACCATCAACGAGGTCGAGAACCAGATCCTGACGCGCGACGCGAAGGGCATCAGCCAGGAGCAGCTCTACGAGTATCGCACTTCCTTCAACCACTTCGACAAG AAGCGAACAGGACAGATGGTCTCAGATGATTTCCGGGCTCTGCTCATTTCTACAGGGAACAGCCTG GGTGACGCCGAGTTTGCTCGCATCATGAGCATCGTGGATCCCAACGGCACCGGCGCTGTGACGTTCCAGGCCTTCATCGATTTCATGTCCAGGGAAACGACCGATACAGACACGGCCGACCAGGTCATCGCCTCCTTCAAGATTCTGGCTGGTGATAAG AACTTCATTACAGCCGAAGAGCTGCGGCGGGAGCTTCCTCCTGACCAGGCAGAGTACTGCATTGCTCGCATGGCGCCCTACACGGGGCCCGACGCCGTCGCCGGGGCTCTCGACTACATGTCCTTCTCCACCGCCCTTTACGGAGAGAGCGACCTGTAG
- the actn4 gene encoding alpha-actinin-4 isoform X4: MVDYHAANNQASGGGPQTYMEQENDWDRDLLLDPAWEKQQRKTFTAWCNSHLRKAGTQIENIEEDFRDGLKLMLLLEVISGERLPKPERGKMRVHKINNVNKALDFIASKGVKLVSIGAEEIVDGNAKMTLGMIWTIILRFAIQDISVEETSAKEGLLLWCQRKTAPYKNVNVQNFHISWKDGLAFNALIHRHRPDLIDYDSLRKDDPVTNLNNAFEVAEKHLDIPKMLDAEDIVNTARPDEKAIMTYVSSFYHAFSGAQKAETAANRICKVLAVNQENEQMMEDYEKLASDLLEWIRRTIPWLQNRTQEKTVNDMQAKQEDFRDYRCVHKPPKVQEKCQLEISFNTLQTKLRLSNRPAFMPSEGRMVSNINGAWHTLEGAEKGYEEWILSEIRRLERLEHLAEKFHQKAAIHEAWTDGKEAMLTQKEPDTTTLSEIKALLRKHEAFESDLAAHQDRVEQIAAIAQELNELDYYDSANVNARCQKICDQWNVLGALTQSRKESLKNKEKQLESIDELYLEYAKRAAPFNNWMESAMEDLQDMFIVHNIEEIQGLIAAHEQFKATLTEANEERKAIQAIQANVPKIAQSNNITLTSSNPYTTITSENIDEKWAKVFELVPRRDTALQDELNKQNSNDELRAKFASQANKVGAYIKAKMEEIGRISIEMNGTLEDQLTNLKEYQDSIVSYTPEINTLEGYHQLIQEALVFDNKYTPYTMEHLRVSWEQLLTTIARTINEVENQILTRDAKGISQEQLYEYRTSFNHFDKDHSGALMAEEFKACLISLGYDVENDKQGDAEFARIMSIVDPNGTGAVTFQAFIDFMSRETTDTDTADQVIASFKILAGDKNFITAEELRRELPPDQAEYCIARMAPYTGPDAVAGALDYMSFSTALYGESDL; the protein is encoded by the exons ATGGTAGATTATCACGCTGCCAATAACCAAGCCTCGGGCGGCGGGCCGCAGACCTACATGGAGCAGGAGAATGACTGGGACCGGGACCTACTGCTGGATCCGGCctgggagaagcagcagaggaag ACGTTCACGGCGTGGTGTAACTCCCATCTGAGGAAGGCCGGAACACAGATCGAAAACATCGAAGAGGACTTTAGGGATGGGCTGAAACTCATGCTCCTGCTCGAGGTCATCTCAG GTGAACGGCTACCTAAACCTGAGCGAGGCAAGATGAGGGTCCACAAGATCAACAATGTCAACAAAGCCTTAGACTTCATCGCCAGCAAGGGGGTCAAACTTGTCTCGATTGGAGCTGAAG aaattGTGGATGGAAATGCTAAGATGACCCTTGGAATGATCTGGACCATCATCCTGCGCTTTGCTATCCAGGACATCTCTGTAGAAG AGACTTCTGCAAAAGAAGGTCTTCTTCTATGGTGCCAGAGGAAAACTGCTCCCTACAAGAATGTCAATGTGCAGAACTTCCACATTAG CTGGAAGGATGGTCTTGCCTTCAACGCTCTGATCCACAGACACAGACCTGATCTCATTGATTATGACAGCCTCAGAAAG GACGATCCTGTGACCAATCTAAACAATGCTTTTGAAGTGGCTGAGAAGCATCTTGACATCCCTAAAATGTTGGACGCTGAAG ACATTGTGAACACTGCTCGTCCTGATGAGAAAGCCATAATGACTTATGTGTCCAGTTTCTACCATGCCTTCTCTGGAGCTCAGAAG GCCGAAACAGCTGCAAACCGAATCTGCAAAGTTCTGGCCGTCAACCAGGAAAATGAGCAAATGATGGAGGACTACGAGAAGCTGGCCAGTGAT CTGCTGGAGTGGATCCGCCGCACCATCCCCTGGCTGCAGAATCGAACCCAAGAGAAGACCGTCAACGATATGCAGGCTAAACAGGAGGACTTCAGGGATTACCGCTGTGTCCATAAACCACCAAAG GTCCAAGAGAAATGCCAGCTGGAGATCAGTTTTAACACTCTGCAAACTAAACTGCGACTCAGCAACAGACCTGCCTTCATGCCATCAGAGGGTCGAATGGTGTCT AATATCAACGGGGCGTGGCACACTCTTGAAGGAGCAGAGAAGGGCTACGAGGAGTGGATCCTCAGTGAGATCAGACGTCTGGAAAGACTGGAACACCTGGCGGAGAAGTTTCATCAGAAAGCTGCCATCCACGAAGCCTGGACTGATG GTAAGGAGGCGATGCTGACGCAGAAGGAGCCCGACACCACCACCCTGTCGGAAATCAAGGCCTTGCTGCGCAAACACGAGGCCTTTGAGAGCGACCTGGCGGCACATCAGGACCGAGTGGAGCAGATCGCGGCCATTGCACAGGAACTCAA TGAACTGGACTACTATGACTCTGCCAACGTCAACGCTCGCTGCCAGAAGATCTGCGACCAGTGGAACGTCCTGGGAGCCCTGACGCAGAGCCGCAAAGAGTCCCTCAAG aacaaagaaaagcagctggagTCAATAGATGAGCTATACTTGGAATATGCCAAAAGGGCAGCACCCTTCAACAACTGGATGGAGTCGGCGatggaggacctgcaggacatgTTCATCGTCCACAACATCGAGGAGATCCAG GGTCTAATCGCAGCCCACGAGCAGTTTAAGGCCACGCTGACAGAAGCCAATGAAGAGCGCAAAGCCATCCAGGCCATCCAGGCTAACGTTCCAAAGATCGCACAGAGCAACAACATCACGCTGACTTCGTCGAACCCCTACACCACCATCACGAGTGAGAACATCGATGAGAAATGGGCCAAG GTGTTTGAACTGGTGCCCCGGCGCGACACGGCCTTACAGGACGAGCTGAACAAGCAGAATTCCAATGACGAATTGAGAGCCAAGTTCGCTTCCCAGGCGAACAAAGTGGGAGCTTACATCAAGGCCAAGATGGAG GAAATTGGCAGGATATCCATTGAAATGAACGGCACTCTGGAAGACCAGCTGACCAACCTGAAGGAGTACCAGGATAGCATCGTGTCTTACACCCCGGAAATTAACACACTGGAGGGATACCACCAGCTGATCCAGGAGGCGCTGGTCTTTGACAACAAATACACCCCGTACACGATGGAG CACCTTCGTGTCAGCTGGGAGCAGCTGCTCACCACCATCGCCAGAACCATCAACGAGGTCGAGAACCAGATCCTGACGCGCGACGCGAAGGGCATCAGCCAGGAGCAGCTCTACGAGTATCGCACTTCCTTCAACCACTTCGACAAG GACCACAGCGGGGCCCTGATGGCTGAGGAGTTCAAGGCCTGTTTGATCAGTTTGGGCTACGATGTGGAGAATGACAAGCAG GGTGACGCCGAGTTTGCTCGCATCATGAGCATCGTGGATCCCAACGGCACCGGCGCTGTGACGTTCCAGGCCTTCATCGATTTCATGTCCAGGGAAACGACCGATACAGACACGGCCGACCAGGTCATCGCCTCCTTCAAGATTCTGGCTGGTGATAAG AACTTCATTACAGCCGAAGAGCTGCGGCGGGAGCTTCCTCCTGACCAGGCAGAGTACTGCATTGCTCGCATGGCGCCCTACACGGGGCCCGACGCCGTCGCCGGGGCTCTCGACTACATGTCCTTCTCCACCGCCCTTTACGGAGAGAGCGACCTGTAG